CCGTCGTCCGGACGGAGATGTACCGCCGGCTCGCGTCGATCGCCCCGGCCGGGCTCGGCCGCACCGGTCGCGGCGACCTGCTCACGCGGCTCGTGACCGACACCGACCGCCTGCAGGACCTGCCGATCCGCGTCGTCGGGCCGCTGGTGTCGGCGGGGGTCGTCGCGGTGCTGTCCGTGGTCGCCGTCGCGCTCGTCTGGTGGCCGGCCGCGCTCGTGCTGCTCCTCGCCCTCGGTGCCGCCGCGGTGCTCGGGACGGTCGTGACGCTCGCGGTCGCCCGGCGGTCCGACCGCGAGACCGCCGCGGAGCGCGGCCGGGTCGCGGACCTGGTGCTCGACACCGTGCGCACGCTCGACGTCTTCGCCGCGTACGGCACGCTGCCGGACCGGCTCGCGACGATCGCGGCGCTCGACGACCGGGTCACGCGGGCGGTGCGGCGTCGCGCGACCGTCGAGTCGCTCGTCGGGGCGCTCGTCGGGCTGCTCGGCGGCGGCGCGGTCGTCGGCGTCCTTGCCGTCGGCGCACCCGCCGTCGTCCGTGGTGCGCTGGACGGACCGCTGTGGGCGCTCGCGGTGTTCGTGCCGCTGGCCCTGTTCGAGGTCGTCGGCGGTGTGCCGCTCGCCGTCCTGACGCTCCGTCGGGTCCGGGCCGCCGCCGAGCGGGTGGAGCAGGTCGTCCCGGCAGCGGTGCCGGCCGGGATCGTCCCCGAGCCGGACGAGCCCGCGACCGCCGATGAGCTCGCCGTCGACGGGCCGGTGACCGTGGCCCTCCGCGACCTCACCGTCCGGTGGCCCGGCGCCGGGACACCCGCGGTCGACCGGGTCGACCTCGACCTGCGACCCGGCGAGGTCGTCGTCCTCACGGGGCCGAGCGGCGCGGGGAAGTCCACGCTCGTCGACGCCCTGGTCCGGTTCGTCGACCACGAGGGCTCGTACACGCTCGACGGCGTCGAGGCGCGACGGCTGCACCCGGACGCCGTGCGCGCCCGGGTCGGACTCGTCGAGCAGGACCCGTTCGTGTTCGACCAGACCGTGCGGCAGAACCTGCTCTTCGCCCGCGACACCGCGACCGACGCCGAGCTCGTCGACGCCCTCGAACGGGTCGGCCTGGGCGGCTGGCTCGCCCGACGCGGCGGACTCGACGCACCCGCGGGGGAGCGCGGCACGCTGCTGTCCGGCGGCCAGGCGCACCGGCTCGCCCTGGCGCGGGCGTTGCTCCACGCGTTCCCGGTGCTCGTGCTCGACGAGCCGACCGCGGACGTCGACCCGGACCTCGGCGACGCCGTGCTGCGCGACCTCGTCGGGGCGGCGCGGTCGGCCGGACGGACGGTGCTCGTCGTGTCGCACGTACCGGTGCCGGCCGACCTCGTGGACCGGACGCTGCGGATGCGGGACGGGCGGCTCGTCTCGGCGTGAGCCGCGGGCCGGAGGCGGGGCCGGACGGGCGTCGTGACGGATGTGGCCCGCGGTCCGGGGTGGGCGTGACCCGGTGGCGGGAGCGACGGTGCGGGGCGGGGCCGAGCCGTGCCTCCAGGCCTTGTACGCTGGGTGACCGTGACCACCGAGCACCCCACCGAGCAGGCACCCGTCGACCCCGACGCCTACGACTTCCGGCGCATCCAGGAGAAGTGGCAGCCGCGGTGGGAGGAGCTCGGACTCTTCACCACCGACCTCGACGACAGCCGCCCGCGCAAGTACATCCTCGAGATGTTCCCGTACCCGTCCGGCGACCTGCACATGGGCCACGCCGAGAACTGGGCGCTGGGCGACTTCGTGGCGCGCTACTGGCGGCAGCAGGGCTTCAACGTGCTGCACCCGATCGGCTGGGACTCGTTCGGGCTGCCCGCCGAGAACGCCGCCATCAAGCGCGGGGTCGACCCGCGTGAGTGGACCTACGCGAACATCGAGCAGCAGAAGGCGTCGTTCAAGCGCTACGCGCCGTCCTTCGACTGGACGACCGAGATCCACACCTCGGACCCCGAGTACTACAAGTGGAACCAGTGGCTGTTCCTCAAGATGTACGAGAAGGGCCTGGCGTACCGGAAGGACAGCTGGGTCAACTGGGACCCGGTGGACCAGACCGTGCTCGCGAACGAGCAGGTGCTGCCCGACGGCACCTCGGACCGCTCCGGCGCCGTCGTCGTCAAGAAGAAGCTGACGCAGTGGTACTTCGCGATCACGAAGTACGCCGACCGCCTGCTCGACGACCTCAACCAGCTCGAGGGCCGCTGGCCGGCGAAGGTCATCGCCCAGCAGCGCAACTGGATCGGCCGCTCGGTCGGTGCCGACGTCGACTTCGTCATCGAGGGTCGCGACGAGCCGGTCACCGTCTTCACCACGCGCCCGGACACGATCCACGGCGTGACGTTCCTGGTCGTGTCGCCGGACTCCGACCTGGCGGCGTCGCTGGTCTCCTCCGCTGAGCCCGCGGTGCGCGACGCGTTCGACGAGTACCTGACGGCGACGCAGAAGACCTCCGAGATCGACCGGCAGAACGCTGACCGTCCGAAGACGGGCGTCCCGCTCGGCCGCTTCGCGATCCACCCGCTGACGGGCGAGCGTCTGCCGATCTGGGCCGCCGACTACGTGCTCGCCGACTACGGCCACGGTGCGGTCATGGCCGTCCCGGCGCACGACCAGCGCGACCTCGACTTCGCGCGGGCGTTCGACCTGCCCGTCAAGGTCGTCGTCGACACGAACGCCGCCGTCACCGGCGCGATCCCGGTGATCCCCGAGGGCGCGACGCTCGAGGACCTGCCCGCCCTCGACCCCGTCTCCACCGGCGAGGCGCTGACCGGCCAGGGACGGATGATCAACTCCGGCCCGCTCGACGGCATGTCGAAGCAGCACGCGATCACCGCGGCGATCGGCCTGCTCGAGGAGCGCGGCACCGGTCGTGCCGCGAAGACCTACCGCCTGCGCGACTGGCTCATCTCGCGGCAGCGCTTCTGGGGCACCCCGATCCCGATCATCCACGGCGCCGACGGCACCGAGCACCCGGTGCCGTTCGACCAGCTGCCGGTGCGCCTGCCGTCGACCGAGGGCCTCGACCTCAAGCCGAAGGGCACCTCGCCCCTCGGCGGCGCCACTGACTGGGTGAACGTGCCGAACCCGGTTGACGGCTCGCCGGCGCTGCGCGACACCGACACGATGGACACGTTCGTCGACTCGTCGTGGTACTTCCTGCGCTTCCTCGCCGCGAACGACGACACGCAGGCGTTCGACCCGGCCATCGCGCGCAAGTGGGCTCCGGTCGACCAGTACATCGGCGGCATCGAGCACGCGATCCTGCACCTGCTGTACGCCCGCTTCGTCACGAAGGTCCTGTTCGACCTCGGGTACCTCGACTTCACCGAGCCGTTCTCGGCGCTGCTCAACCAGGGCATGGTGCTGTCCGGCGGTTCGAAGATGTCGAAGTCGAAGGGCGGCGTCTCGCTCGGCGACGAGCTCGACGCGAACGGTGTCGACGCGATCCGCCTGGTGATGGGCTTCGCCGGCCCGCCGGAGGACGACATCAACTGGGAGGACGTCTCTCCGTCGGCGTCCGCGCGCTTCCTCGCCCGTGCCTACCGCCTGGCGACCGACGTCACGTCGTCGCCCGACGCCGTGTGGGCCGACGGCGACCGTGCACTCCGGCAGGTCACGCACCGCTTCCTGGCGGACGCCCCCGGCCTCATGGAGTCGTTCAAGTTCAACGTCGTGATCGCGCGGCTCATGGACCTGGTGAACGTCACCCGCAAGGCCATCGACAGCGGCCCCGGCGCCGGTGACCCCGCCGTGCGCGAGGCCGCCGAGACCGTCGCACTGGCCCTCGCCGTGTTCGCGCCGTACACCGGCGAGGAGATGTGGGAGAAGCTGGGCTACGAGGCCACCGTCGCCACGTACGGCTGGCGGAAGGCCGACCCGACGCTGCTCGTGCAGGACACCCTGACGGCGGTCGTGCAGGTCAACGGCAAGGTCCGGGACTCGTTCGAGGTGTCGAAGTCGATCGAAGCGGACGAGCTCGAGCAGCTCGCGCGTGCGTCGGCGAACGTGCAGCGGTACATCGGCGAGCGCGAGATCGTGAAGGTCATCGTGCGGGCGCCGAAGCTCGTGAACATCGCGATCAAGGGCTGAGGCCCTCCTCCACAGGCATCGGCCCGGCGTCGCCCTCCACAGGGGCGGACGCCGGGCCGTCGTCGTCGGTCCGGCGTTCCTAACGTGCCGGCATGGCTCCTGTTGACCCGGTCCCCGACGCCCGCTGGCGACGCTGGACGCTGACGCCGCGGACGGCGGTGGCGCTCGGGGCGGTGGTCGTCGCGGTCGCGCTCGCGATCGTCGGCGTGGGTGCCGTGGGGGAGCGCTCGACGGGGCAGGTCACGGTGTCCGGTGGGCCGGCCGGGTCGGTCGCGGGGTCTGGGTCGGCGTCCGGGGCCGCGTCCGCCGGGACGGACGGTCGGCCTGGAGGCACGGGGGCGCCCCGGTCGCTCGACGCGCGTCCGACAGGTGGGCCGGCTCCGTCACCGACGGCGGCGCTCGTCTCCGTGTACGTGGTCGGCGCGGTCGCTCGCGCGGGGGTCGTCGAGCTGCCGGACGGCTCCCGCGTGCAGGCCGCGATCGAACGAGCGGGCGGGGCGACCGACGTCGCGGACCTGACGCGGGTGAACCTGGCGCGCCCGGTGGTCGACGGTGAGCGGCTGTACGTGCCCGCGGTGGGCGAGACCGAGGTGCCGGCGGCGCTCGGTCCGGACGTGGCGGGCGGCGCCGGCGGTGGTGCCGGGGCTGGCGCCGGTGGCGGCTCGGCTGCCGGTGCCGGCGGCGCGGGGGACGTCGTCGACCTGAACCGGGCGGACCAGGCGACGCTCGAGACCCTGCCCGGGATCGGGCCGGCCCTCGCCGCGCGGATCATCTCCTGGCGGGACGAGCACGGCGGCTTCACCACGGTCGAGGACCTGCTCGACGTCAGCGGCATCGGCGACACCCGGTTCGCGGAGCTCCGGGAGCGGGTCCGGGTGTGAGGGCCGTCGACCTCCGTCCGGTCCTCACGGACCTGCGGTTCGCCGGCCCGGTCGCCGTGGCGTGGGTGGTCGCGGTGCTCCTGGTCGCGCAGCCCGGGTCCGCGATCGTCGTCGCAGCGGTCGCGGCCGGCGTCGCCGTGCTCGGCGGAGTCGTCACCGGGCACCAGACGTTCCGTCCGCGGGTGCGCGCCGTCGGCGCCGTCGTGCTGACCGCGGGGGCGTGCTGCGTGCTCGTCGCGGTGTCGATCGCGGTCGGGCATGTGCACCGCGACCCCGAGGCCCTGCGGCGTGCCGTCGGCCACAGCGCCACGGTCGTTGTCGACCTGCGCCGCGACCTCGCGCCGGCCGACCGATCGGTGCTCGGAGCGCTCCGCGCGGTGGACGGGCACGGTGTCGGGGCCGTGCCGGTGCGGGTGGTCACGACCTCCGACACGGTGCTGCCAGCGGGGAGCGTGCTCACCGGGCGCGCGACCGTCGAGCGGGACGACCCGGGATCGCCGACCGCGGCGGTGCTCTTCCTGCGCGGCGAGCCCGAGCGGGAGCCACCGACCGGCGCACTGGCGGCGACGGCCGAGGTCCGCCGGGCCTTCGTCGCAGTCACGGCGGACCTGCCGGAACCGGGCGCCGCCCTCCTCCGCGGTCTCGCGATCGGCGACCGCAGCGGGCTCGACCCCAGGACGGAAGCCGCGATGGAGACGTCGGCGCTCACCCACCTGACGGCGGTGTCCGGCTCGAACTGCGCGGTGGTGGTCGCACTCGTGGTGGCGGTCGGCCGCGGGCTCGGCGCGCCCAGGTGCATGCGCGCCGTCGCGGCGGTGGCGCTCCTCGTCGCCTTCGTCGTGCTCGTCCGCCCGGACCCGTCCATCCTGCGGGCGACCGTGATGGCCGTCGTCGTGCTCGTCGTCCGCCTGACCGGGCGGCCGGTCCGCGGCGTGCCCCTCGTCGCCCTGGCCGTGCTCGGGATGCTCGTCGTCGACCCCTGGACCGGGCGGGCGATCGCGTTCGCGCTCTCGGTGCTCGCGACCGGCGGCATCCTCGTGCTCGGGCCACCGCTCACCGAGCTGCTCGCGCGGCGGCTCTGGCCACCGGTGGCAGCCGCGGTGGCGGTCCCGGTCGCGGCGCAGGCGGCCTGCTGGCCGGTGACGATCGTGCTCGCCCCGGTGTTCCCGACCTACGCGGTGCCGGCCAACCTGCTCACCGAGCCGCTCGCGCCGGTCGTCACGGTCCTCGGCCTCGCTGCGTGCACGGTGGCACCGGTGTGGCCCGCAGCGGCGGAGGTCCTCGCCGGCGTCGCCTGGGCACCGGCCGCCGCGATCGGGTGGGTGGCGCACGCCGCGGCCGCGCTCCCCGCAGCGTCGATCGGGTGGCCCGCCGGCGGGACGGGGATCGTCGCCGCGGTCGTCGTGAGCGGAGCCGTCGCGGCGGCCGTGCTCGTCCGCGAGCGCCAGCGGGTCCCGGTGCTCCTCGTCGGTGCGGTGGCACTCGCGCTGGGTGTCGGCGCGGTCGCGGTACCCCGTGCGGTCCTGCGGTCGAGCGTGCCGGCGGACTGGTCGGTGGCGATGTGCGACGTCGGACAAGGGGACGCGGTGCTCGTCCGGGCGCCGGACGGCCCGATCGCACTCGTCGACACCGGGGACGACGGACCACGCCTGCTCGCGTGCCTCGACCTGCTCGGGGTGGAGCGGGTGGCGCTGCTCGTCCTGACGCACTTCGACCGGGACCACGTCGGCGCACTGCCCGCCGTCGCGGGGCTGGTCGACCGTGCGCTCATCGGACCGGTCGGGCGCGCCGAGGACGCCCAGGTCGTCGAGGACCTGCGCCGTGCCGAGGTGCAGGTCGGGACGGCCGACGACACGACTGAGGGCACGCTGGGTGCCCTCGGGTGGCGGGCGGTGTGGCCGCCGTCGGGGTCCGGCGACGCGGGCAACGACGCGAGCGTCGTGCTCGCCACGACCGCGGGCGCCGGGTGCGGGACCTGCGTGTCCGGCGTCTTCCTCGGGGACCTCGGTGAGCGGGCGCAGCGGCGGCTCCGCCCGCACCTGGACGTGCACCCCGACGTCGTCAAGGTCGCGCACCACGGGTCGGCCGACCAGGACCCGGGGCTCTACCGGCAGTTGGCGGCGCCGGTGGGGCTGATCGGCGTCGGGGCGGACAACACGTACGGGCACCCCACGCAGCGGACGCTCGATCTGCTCCGGGCCGCGGGGACGACGGCGTTCCGGACCGATGTGCAGGGGACGGTCGTCGTCTCACGGGGCCGCTCCGGGGCGCTCCGGGTCTGGACGGAACACCCGGACGGCGCATCTCCGGGGCCGACCGGGGGAGTGCGGGCCGAGCCGTCGGCGGCCGGCCGTAGGATCGTCGCGGGCCACGATCGACCCCGGAGCCGACCCCGGCGCCGACCTCGGCGACGTCCACGACCCCGCCCGCGACGGAAGGACCGCATGCCCGCCAAGAAGCCCTCGCGCGCCGCCGCCGCGATCGACCAGGTGCCGTGGTCGGGGATCCGTCCCGC
The Curtobacterium citreum genome window above contains:
- the cydC gene encoding thiol reductant ABC exporter subunit CydC → MSREARRTSVLRLALPHGAGWAKAVAAGTTSALCAVALLAASGYLITRAAEQPPILYLTLVMVGVRAFALGRAALRYVDRLAGHDASFRQLAVVRTEMYRRLASIAPAGLGRTGRGDLLTRLVTDTDRLQDLPIRVVGPLVSAGVVAVLSVVAVALVWWPAALVLLLALGAAAVLGTVVTLAVARRSDRETAAERGRVADLVLDTVRTLDVFAAYGTLPDRLATIAALDDRVTRAVRRRATVESLVGALVGLLGGGAVVGVLAVGAPAVVRGALDGPLWALAVFVPLALFEVVGGVPLAVLTLRRVRAAAERVEQVVPAAVPAGIVPEPDEPATADELAVDGPVTVALRDLTVRWPGAGTPAVDRVDLDLRPGEVVVLTGPSGAGKSTLVDALVRFVDHEGSYTLDGVEARRLHPDAVRARVGLVEQDPFVFDQTVRQNLLFARDTATDAELVDALERVGLGGWLARRGGLDAPAGERGTLLSGGQAHRLALARALLHAFPVLVLDEPTADVDPDLGDAVLRDLVGAARSAGRTVLVVSHVPVPADLVDRTLRMRDGRLVSA
- the leuS gene encoding leucine--tRNA ligase encodes the protein MTTEHPTEQAPVDPDAYDFRRIQEKWQPRWEELGLFTTDLDDSRPRKYILEMFPYPSGDLHMGHAENWALGDFVARYWRQQGFNVLHPIGWDSFGLPAENAAIKRGVDPREWTYANIEQQKASFKRYAPSFDWTTEIHTSDPEYYKWNQWLFLKMYEKGLAYRKDSWVNWDPVDQTVLANEQVLPDGTSDRSGAVVVKKKLTQWYFAITKYADRLLDDLNQLEGRWPAKVIAQQRNWIGRSVGADVDFVIEGRDEPVTVFTTRPDTIHGVTFLVVSPDSDLAASLVSSAEPAVRDAFDEYLTATQKTSEIDRQNADRPKTGVPLGRFAIHPLTGERLPIWAADYVLADYGHGAVMAVPAHDQRDLDFARAFDLPVKVVVDTNAAVTGAIPVIPEGATLEDLPALDPVSTGEALTGQGRMINSGPLDGMSKQHAITAAIGLLEERGTGRAAKTYRLRDWLISRQRFWGTPIPIIHGADGTEHPVPFDQLPVRLPSTEGLDLKPKGTSPLGGATDWVNVPNPVDGSPALRDTDTMDTFVDSSWYFLRFLAANDDTQAFDPAIARKWAPVDQYIGGIEHAILHLLYARFVTKVLFDLGYLDFTEPFSALLNQGMVLSGGSKMSKSKGGVSLGDELDANGVDAIRLVMGFAGPPEDDINWEDVSPSASARFLARAYRLATDVTSSPDAVWADGDRALRQVTHRFLADAPGLMESFKFNVVIARLMDLVNVTRKAIDSGPGAGDPAVREAAETVALALAVFAPYTGEEMWEKLGYEATVATYGWRKADPTLLVQDTLTAVVQVNGKVRDSFEVSKSIEADELEQLARASANVQRYIGEREIVKVIVRAPKLVNIAIKG
- a CDS encoding ComEA family DNA-binding protein, whose protein sequence is MAPVDPVPDARWRRWTLTPRTAVALGAVVVAVALAIVGVGAVGERSTGQVTVSGGPAGSVAGSGSASGAASAGTDGRPGGTGAPRSLDARPTGGPAPSPTAALVSVYVVGAVARAGVVELPDGSRVQAAIERAGGATDVADLTRVNLARPVVDGERLYVPAVGETEVPAALGPDVAGGAGGGAGAGAGGGSAAGAGGAGDVVDLNRADQATLETLPGIGPALAARIISWRDEHGGFTTVEDLLDVSGIGDTRFAELRERVRV